The stretch of DNA AACCCGCCCTCGCTGCGGAGGCCGCTGGCGCAGATGCGTTGTGCCTCATCAATACACTGCTTGGCATGGCCATCGACGCGGAGACGCGCCGCCCGCGCCTCTCCAATATCGTCGGCGGCCTCAGCGGCCCCGCGATTCGCCCAGTCGCCGTAAAGATGGTTTGGGACGCACACCGCGTTGTCAAGATTCCCATCATCGGCACCGGCGGCATCTGCCACCCGGACGACGCCATCGAATTCTTGCTTGCCGGCGCCACTGCGGTTTCCATCGGCTCAATGACGTTCCGCCAACCCGACGCCGCCATGCGCGTGCTCGAAGGTATCGAGGATTATCTCGTGCGGCATTCGATCACTGACGTTAACGATCTCATTGGCGCGATGAGAGTGTAGCGAAATGCCATTTGGATTCGTACGCACCATCTCGGTTTCGAATACAACTTCGGCCACAAAGCTCGCTGTGGCCAAGACAACCACGAAGTCAACTTCTTCTACCTTGTCCATTGGGTCCATCGCGTCCATTATGTCCATCGCCACGATAAAGTCATTCTCACTCCTTGGGTCCCTTCCGTCATTTAGGTCCTTCGGCTTGTGCCATGCCCACTGAACTCATCATCGCCCTCGACGTAGACTCCCTCGACGCCGCCAAGCGCGCCGTCGACACCTGCGTCGGTTGCACCTGGTTCAAGGCCGGCCTCCAACTCTTTTCCCGCACCGGCCCCGCGATCGTCGATCAACTCCGCGGCGCTGGCAAACACGTCTTCCTCGATCTCAAACTCCACGACATCCCGAACACGGTAAAGCACGCCGCGCGCGCCGCCGCCGATCTCGGTGTTGACCTGATGACCGTTCACGCAAGCGGCGGGCGCAAAATGATCGCGGCAGCGCGCGAAGCCGTCGACGGTACGGAAACCCGCATCCTCGCGGTCACCGTACTTACCAGCATCAGCAGCGACGTCTTGCGCGACGAAGTCGGCATCAAGGCCGGCGCGGAAACGACAGTCTCCCGACTTGCGAAGCTCGCCTACGAAAGCGGCGCGCATGGCATCGTCTCTTCTCCCCACGAAATTGCGGTCGTACGCGAATCCGTTGGTCGCAGCACGCTAATCGTCACGCCCGGAATTCGGCCCGCATGGGCAGTCGCAGACGATCAGGCTCGATTCCTCACACCGCGCGACGCCGCCCGCGCAGGCGCGGACTTCATCGTGGTGGGCCGCCCCATACTGAAACACGACAGCCCCGCCGAAGCGGTGGCGCTTGTACTAAAGGAATTGACCGCATGACCTCCGGACAAGTCCTCGATATCTTCCGCGCGACGGGCGCGCTGCTCGAAGGCCACTTCCTCTACACCAGCGGCCGACACGGCGCGCACTTCGTTCAGGCATCCCGCGTGCTCCAGTTTCCGAACTACACCGAACGCCTCTGCAAGGCCATCGCGGAAAAGTGGGCCGGTGACACGATAGAACTCGTCGTCGGGCCTGCGACCGGCGGCATCATCCTGTCATACGAAACCGCGCGCCATCTCGAATGCCGATCCGTGTTCACCGAAAGGGATGGCGCAGGCGGCATGTCCCTCAAGCGCGGGTTCCGCCTCGATCCCGGCACCAACATCCTCGTTGTCGAAGACATCGTCACCACCGGCGGATCGGTGAAGAAGACCATCGACCACCTTCGTTCGCGCGGCGCGCGCATCGCCGGCGTCTCTGTCCTCGTCGACCGCAGCGGCGGCGAGGCCAATTTCGATTGTCCATACAAACCGCTCGCATACCTCGCGCTCAAGAGCTACGACCCGAAGGAATGCCCCGGTTGCCAGGACAAGATTCCGCTCAGTGACCCAGACGATCTGGTAATCTAATGATAACAATGCGCCGCACCGCCGCATTTTTCTTCATGGCGCTGGGCCCGTTAGCGCGCGCCGGCGAGCCGCCCCAGTCACTGCCATTCGCCGCCGCCGATCACGGCGCCATCGCGAGACAACTCAACGCCCCCGGCATCACCGTACTCAAGCCCGACAAAGACGAAGCCGAATGGTGGGCGGGTGCGCCCTCGGTGGTTCGCGACAAGGACGGAACTTTCTGGATGGCCTGCCGCATGCGCACCGGCGAAGGCGAACGTGGCCTTCGCGGATACGAGGTTCGCATCGTGCGCAGCGACGATGGCGAGCGCTTTGAGAAAGTCCTGAGCATCAAGCGCGAGGAAGTCCCCATCCCCGGTTTTGAACGCCCTGCGCTCCTCATTGATCCGAACACCGGCAAGTTCAAACTCTACGCGTGCGGCCCGTGGAAGAATGGCCCGTGGTCGATCGTCAAATTCGACGACGCCGCCAGCCCCTCCGAATTCGTCGCTTCCACTGCG from Candidatus Hydrogenedentota bacterium encodes:
- the pyrF gene encoding orotidine-5'-phosphate decarboxylase, whose amino-acid sequence is MPTELIIALDVDSLDAAKRAVDTCVGCTWFKAGLQLFSRTGPAIVDQLRGAGKHVFLDLKLHDIPNTVKHAARAAADLGVDLMTVHASGGRKMIAAAREAVDGTETRILAVTVLTSISSDVLRDEVGIKAGAETTVSRLAKLAYESGAHGIVSSPHEIAVVRESVGRSTLIVTPGIRPAWAVADDQARFLTPRDAARAGADFIVVGRPILKHDSPAEAVALVLKELTA
- a CDS encoding orotate phosphoribosyltransferase, yielding MTSGQVLDIFRATGALLEGHFLYTSGRHGAHFVQASRVLQFPNYTERLCKAIAEKWAGDTIELVVGPATGGIILSYETARHLECRSVFTERDGAGGMSLKRGFRLDPGTNILVVEDIVTTGGSVKKTIDHLRSRGARIAGVSVLVDRSGGEANFDCPYKPLAYLALKSYDPKECPGCQDKIPLSDPDDLVI